Proteins from a single region of Pirellulales bacterium:
- a CDS encoding glycosyltransferase family 4 protein, with protein VGSGDFSREYQAEVTKRPELKGRITFLEQVANVAPILQELDLLVMPSLWEACPILPMEAMVSGVPVLGTDCIGLREVLSNSPSVMVPANDPAALADALRRALEDSWKADAVGYVPAAQRRFDVQPVGQTLATLFASLVEAPVGRRPLLHEDVISTENTREDDEGVKEFSKC; from the coding sequence GTAGGATCTGGGGACTTCTCTCGGGAGTATCAGGCCGAGGTTACCAAGCGGCCCGAACTGAAGGGTCGCATTACCTTCCTCGAACAAGTTGCCAACGTTGCACCGATTCTGCAGGAATTGGACCTTCTTGTCATGCCGTCGCTTTGGGAAGCCTGCCCAATATTGCCGATGGAGGCAATGGTATCCGGCGTGCCGGTCTTGGGAACCGACTGCATCGGGCTGCGAGAGGTTCTCAGCAATTCTCCATCCGTGATGGTGCCGGCGAACGATCCAGCGGCGCTTGCCGATGCGCTGCGGCGGGCATTGGAAGACTCCTGGAAGGCGGATGCCGTCGGCTATGTGCCGGCCGCGCAGCGGCGGTTCGATGTGCAGCCAGTAGGCCAAACTTTAGCCACTCTCTTTGCATCACTTGTCGAGGCGCCAGTCGGCCGTCGCCCATTGTTACACGAAGACGTAATCAGCACGGAAAACACCCGCGAAGACGATGAGGGAGTAAAGGAGTTTTCTAAATGCTAG